A region from the Rheinheimera mangrovi genome encodes:
- a CDS encoding substrate-binding periplasmic protein translates to MIQRLIGLVLVISLFNPVEAKPQLRWCLGTFPGFYGFNAVTKQPEGPSVLYLQELAQRANFTLLPSAETPSSRCFAQMAAGETDLMINILKTGAGRPDIHYIPFAARWPDRVYYASSKNLRLDTPGQLATMTIATIRTYKVAPEIQIVLDNMKKRQLVQVDSVLTALQMAAKQRIDAALLPATQVQAVLKTNPELATEIKEIGFPDDLVKPQTIYMGLSVHCHCPQLETAIKQGIQSMRADGSSQKIFAGKIIVDF, encoded by the coding sequence ATGATACAAAGGTTGATAGGGCTGGTTCTTGTTATTTCCCTGTTTAATCCAGTCGAAGCCAAACCACAATTGCGTTGGTGTCTTGGTACTTTTCCGGGTTTTTATGGCTTTAATGCGGTAACAAAGCAACCTGAAGGGCCTTCGGTACTGTATTTGCAGGAACTGGCCCAAAGAGCCAACTTTACCCTGCTCCCCAGCGCAGAGACTCCGTCCTCACGATGCTTCGCACAAATGGCAGCAGGTGAAACAGATCTGATGATTAATATTCTAAAAACCGGCGCTGGCAGACCTGATATTCATTACATTCCTTTTGCCGCCCGCTGGCCTGACAGGGTGTATTACGCCAGTAGCAAAAATCTGAGATTGGATACTCCCGGGCAGTTAGCCACTATGACTATTGCGACGATCAGAACTTACAAAGTGGCACCAGAAATCCAAATCGTGCTGGATAACATGAAAAAAAGACAGCTGGTGCAGGTGGATTCAGTGCTGACGGCTTTGCAAATGGCGGCGAAACAACGCATAGACGCCGCCTTGTTGCCTGCCACTCAGGTACAGGCTGTGCTTAAAACTAACCCCGAATTAGCTACAGAGATCAAAGAAATAGGCTTCCCTGACGATTTGGTAAAACCCCAGACTATCTACATGGGGCTGTCGGTCCACTGTCACTGCCCACAACTGGAAACTGCCATCAAACAAGGCATTCAAAGTATGCGAGCTGATGGCAGCAGTCAGAAGATTTTTGCTGGCAAAATTATTGTTGATTTCTAG
- the rnk gene encoding nucleoside diphosphate kinase regulator — MNQTLAEQALPKIVLSSLDLDRLDQLLSRLPAKDPARLQLEQELDRGAVVEPAAMPANIVTMNSTVRLRLLKTGEEPCLTLVYPKDLDASGDKVSVLAPVGSALLGLSEGDQIHWPMPDGEIQPIQVLQLVYQPERAGQLHR; from the coding sequence ATGAATCAAACCTTAGCCGAACAGGCGTTACCAAAAATAGTACTGTCCAGTCTGGATCTGGACCGATTAGATCAGCTGTTAAGCCGCTTACCTGCCAAAGATCCGGCTCGTTTGCAGCTTGAACAGGAGCTGGACCGTGGTGCTGTGGTTGAACCTGCGGCTATGCCAGCCAATATTGTCACTATGAATTCCACAGTGCGGCTGCGTTTACTGAAAACAGGTGAAGAACCTTGTCTGACGCTGGTGTATCCCAAGGATTTGGACGCAAGCGGGGATAAAGTGTCTGTATTGGCTCCTGTAGGTTCAGCGTTACTTGGCCTTAGTGAAGGCGATCAAATTCACTGGCCTATGCCAGATGGTGAGATTCAGCCCATACAAGTGTTGCAACTGGTGTACCAGCCAGAAAGGGCAGGGCAATTGCACAGATAA
- a CDS encoding GGDEF domain-containing protein codes for MQQWFNASLQRKISGLLVVLLSFLFVVIIYSIYKLKLIDAEMHEVAEIDVPLTEMVSELEMMQLKQHLLIEQFRLKGEQAKVELKPEQAFAAQREGLKFLLDKAERVLNKSLQQHQVRFAADEHQQILASIKEFHQQSDSFEQQLKLALQQGHTSNQQWLKFEEEAASLDQSIIVILRHMEKLTLEASRYTDKHENEFMLVNTGLGFCAFVIGLYLTFYILQIFRLRIGRIQTEIKNVQHSIEQGQPITSPEFHQPQHQDELTELEYDLKMMVQRLSQEISNRQEIEQQLLVLATRDKLTGAFNRHKWDEQLRMELSLAERGSVFSIALLDVDFFKKVNDQFGHHMGDKVLQALTEHISKRLRKTDSLFRLGGEEFVILLPQQKAEAACQLAEMLRQSVATLDETGLPAFTISFGVTQYQPQDDDDSILKRADQALYQAKAMGRNRVQLG; via the coding sequence ATGCAACAATGGTTTAATGCGTCTTTACAGCGTAAAATCAGTGGTTTACTGGTGGTGCTGCTGTCGTTTTTATTTGTCGTCATTATTTACTCCATCTACAAACTCAAACTGATCGATGCCGAAATGCACGAAGTGGCTGAAATAGATGTGCCGCTGACGGAAATGGTCAGTGAGCTGGAAATGATGCAATTAAAGCAGCATTTGCTGATTGAGCAGTTTCGATTAAAAGGCGAGCAAGCCAAAGTTGAACTCAAACCTGAACAAGCTTTTGCTGCGCAACGTGAAGGACTGAAGTTTTTGCTGGATAAAGCCGAGCGGGTGCTGAATAAAAGTCTGCAGCAACACCAGGTGCGTTTTGCTGCAGACGAACATCAGCAAATACTTGCCAGTATTAAAGAATTTCACCAGCAAAGTGACAGTTTTGAACAGCAACTGAAACTGGCTTTACAACAAGGCCATACCAGTAATCAGCAATGGCTGAAGTTTGAAGAAGAAGCCGCCAGTTTAGATCAAAGTATTATTGTCATTTTACGGCATATGGAAAAACTAACTCTCGAAGCCAGCCGTTACACCGATAAACACGAAAACGAATTTATGCTGGTCAATACAGGCCTGGGGTTTTGTGCTTTTGTCATAGGTTTGTATCTAACCTTTTATATTTTGCAGATTTTCCGCCTGCGTATTGGTCGTATTCAAACCGAAATCAAAAATGTGCAGCATTCGATAGAACAGGGTCAACCTATTACCAGCCCGGAATTTCACCAGCCACAGCATCAGGATGAGCTGACAGAACTTGAGTACGACTTAAAAATGATGGTGCAACGGTTATCACAGGAAATCAGTAACAGGCAGGAAATAGAGCAACAGCTGCTGGTGCTGGCGACGCGGGATAAGTTAACTGGGGCTTTTAACCGGCATAAATGGGACGAACAACTGCGCATGGAACTCAGCCTGGCGGAACGTGGCAGCGTATTTAGCATTGCACTATTGGACGTAGACTTCTTTAAAAAGGTCAATGATCAATTTGGCCACCATATGGGTGACAAAGTACTGCAGGCTTTAACAGAGCATATCAGCAAGCGTTTGCGTAAAACCGACAGTCTGTTCCGTTTAGGTGGCGAAGAATTTGTGATTTTATTGCCACAACAAAAAGCCGAAGCGGCCTGTCAGTTAGCTGAAATGCTCAGGCAGTCTGTCGCCACTCTGGATGAAACGGGGTTGCCTGCCTTTACCATTAGTTTTGGTGTCACTCAATATCAGCCGCAGGACGATGACGACTCTATCCTGAAAAGAGCCGATCAGGCGTTGTATCAGGCCAAAGCTATGGGCCGCAACAGAGTGCAGCTAGGTTAA
- a CDS encoding FAD:protein FMN transferase: MNTASTLSLNQKLFAFFVLVTLAACAKPEAEKVLLEGKTMGTTYHVTYVAQPGMPDQQQVQAQIDQVLKEVNQVASTYINDSELSLFNHSDSTEPREASQMLRLLFAEGIRLAQLTDGYLDVSVGPLVNLWGFGPTHRPEKVPDDAAIALARTQTGVQYLQLEGSTVRKTKPELYVDLSTIAKGYGVDLVAEVLEQQGINNFLAEIGGEIRIKGVSLEGKDWTVGLEKPVAEGRVLQRLIRPKDNAVATSGDYRIFFEENNQRYSHLIDPKTGKPITHMMLSSTVIHPSCMTADGLSTAFMVMGVEKAMQLANKQQIAALFIVKNQQGEFEELYSQAFEAYL, translated from the coding sequence TTGAATACTGCATCTACACTGAGTCTGAACCAAAAGCTTTTCGCCTTTTTTGTGTTGGTTACCTTAGCCGCTTGTGCAAAACCAGAGGCCGAAAAAGTGTTGCTGGAAGGCAAAACTATGGGGACTACCTACCATGTTACCTATGTAGCTCAGCCAGGGATGCCAGATCAGCAGCAGGTGCAAGCTCAGATTGATCAGGTGTTAAAAGAAGTGAACCAGGTAGCCTCTACTTATATCAATGATTCCGAGTTGTCGTTATTTAACCATAGTGATTCCACTGAGCCGCGTGAAGCGTCACAAATGCTGCGATTGTTGTTTGCCGAAGGGATCCGACTGGCCCAACTGACAGATGGGTATCTGGATGTTAGTGTTGGTCCGTTGGTGAACTTGTGGGGCTTTGGCCCAACCCACAGACCAGAAAAAGTGCCGGATGATGCCGCTATAGCTTTGGCCAGAACACAAACAGGAGTGCAGTATCTGCAGCTTGAAGGCAGTACTGTCCGTAAAACCAAACCGGAACTTTATGTCGACTTATCCACTATAGCCAAAGGTTATGGTGTTGATTTGGTGGCGGAGGTGCTGGAGCAGCAGGGGATTAATAACTTTCTGGCTGAAATTGGCGGTGAAATCCGTATTAAAGGCGTGTCGCTGGAAGGCAAAGACTGGACTGTAGGTTTGGAAAAACCAGTCGCAGAAGGACGGGTGTTACAGCGCCTGATCCGGCCGAAAGACAATGCTGTTGCTACCTCAGGTGATTACCGTATTTTCTTTGAAGAAAATAACCAGCGTTATTCCCATTTAATAGACCCTAAAACAGGCAAACCTATTACGCATATGATGCTGTCGTCTACTGTCATCCATCCGTCCTGCATGACGGCTGATGGACTCTCAACAGCTTTTATGGTGATGGGTGTTGAAAAAGCTATGCAGCTTGCCAATAAACAGCAAATAGCAGCTTTGTTTATTGTTAAAAACCAACAAGGTGAATTCGAAGAACTCTACTCACAAGCCTTTGAAGCCTATTTATAA
- a CDS encoding TolC family protein, whose translation MTIKLSHAAFVLLASLWVIPAQATELSLAEALKRTLVQNPGLQLYPYQQRINDAAAISAGMRPNPELQLELADVLGTGESAGVKSAELTLSLSQLIELGDKRQKRLELTKWQSKLTEQQYQLDKVDALAATMRSFLQLLHQQALLSWTEQKIATEQQALAAAKQRAKAGNVTDADITRLELKVLQSRMEQKSLLAEKLVNLRLLASHWAEQPDFDAVSGDLTLLPTLPQLAAVLTQLQQAPQLQWWLTQNRLLDSQLQLAKALGQADLTLGAGLRRNEQSNDNAFVLQISMPLTLENPNQGAILSSEALAEQAKLQQHQNMQQLQLQIERSHLQLTQFSEQIGDYQKAIIPVAQKVLDQMLAGYQQGVFDMTDLLAAQQEILLAKRTIIDLQYALHLQLLELERLTGLPMVVKGPEALTPQRNPSSLPAQQELSQ comes from the coding sequence ATGACTATAAAACTTAGCCATGCGGCTTTTGTGCTGCTGGCCTCGCTGTGGGTTATTCCTGCTCAAGCGACAGAACTTAGCCTTGCTGAAGCGTTAAAACGTACGCTAGTGCAAAACCCTGGTTTGCAATTGTATCCCTATCAGCAGCGTATCAATGATGCCGCTGCTATCAGTGCCGGAATGCGGCCTAACCCTGAACTTCAGCTGGAATTGGCCGATGTGCTGGGTACGGGCGAAAGCGCTGGTGTAAAAAGCGCTGAACTGACCTTAAGCCTGAGCCAGTTGATTGAACTGGGTGATAAACGCCAGAAACGCCTTGAGCTGACAAAATGGCAAAGCAAATTAACTGAGCAGCAATATCAGCTGGATAAAGTGGATGCGCTTGCGGCTACTATGCGTAGCTTTTTGCAGTTGTTGCATCAGCAAGCACTGCTTAGCTGGACAGAGCAAAAAATTGCCACTGAGCAACAAGCACTTGCAGCAGCCAAACAGCGCGCTAAAGCGGGCAATGTGACAGATGCCGATATCACTAGGCTGGAACTAAAAGTACTGCAAAGCCGGATGGAGCAGAAAAGCCTGCTCGCTGAAAAGCTGGTGAATTTGCGTCTACTGGCTAGTCATTGGGCAGAACAGCCTGACTTTGATGCGGTGTCTGGTGATTTAACTCTGCTTCCCACTTTGCCTCAACTCGCTGCTGTGTTGACCCAATTGCAACAAGCCCCGCAGCTGCAATGGTGGCTGACGCAAAACAGGTTGCTGGATAGTCAGTTGCAGCTGGCCAAAGCTTTAGGTCAGGCTGATTTAACTCTGGGCGCAGGACTGCGCCGCAATGAGCAAAGTAACGACAATGCTTTTGTACTGCAGATCAGTATGCCGCTGACGCTGGAAAATCCGAATCAGGGCGCCATTCTGTCCAGCGAAGCTTTAGCCGAACAAGCCAAGCTGCAGCAGCACCAGAACATGCAGCAACTGCAATTGCAAATAGAGCGTAGTCATTTGCAGCTGACTCAATTCAGCGAGCAGATCGGCGATTACCAAAAAGCCATTATTCCAGTGGCGCAAAAAGTACTGGATCAGATGCTGGCCGGTTATCAGCAAGGCGTGTTTGATATGACCGACTTACTTGCAGCGCAGCAGGAAATTTTGCTGGCCAAACGCACCATTATTGACCTGCAATACGCTCTGCATTTGCAGCTGTTAGAGCTGGAACGTCTGACCGGTTTACCTATGGTGGTCAAGGGGCCAGAAGCTTTAACCCCGCAGCGCAACCCTTCTTCTCTCCCTGCACAACAGGAGCTTTCTCAATGA
- a CDS encoding pectate lyase: protein MNLLRSSIKVLTCALLLPLSLSITAQSEPSTTLMLTKKAGNTYLSWSTEVQEVARQEIYRSTSSVFEQAERISVLDPYQKVAQDSSFDPNQDYWYWLKVVDADGQEHLSNLSATVPQLSFQPFATTANASRCKAGATFENESIDCGGITVGSSCASDAEGQKPVITLKNATVKNLRISASGGADGIHCSSGNCIIENVVWEDICEDAATNNGKTMTVKGGMAFNSANGPGGKPDKVFQHNSKNSTTVLTGNFTLTGENGKLWRSCGDCTDNGGPRYLTISGVTINGKIGSIAGVNSNYKDVATIRNLKIKDYAAGKPPVCEHYKGVKKGQGKSVKDKEYWNSASCNVSKTDVTKL, encoded by the coding sequence ATGAACTTACTACGCAGTTCCATCAAAGTATTAACTTGTGCCCTGTTATTGCCTTTGTCGCTATCTATTACTGCGCAAAGCGAACCGAGTACCACACTGATGCTGACGAAAAAAGCTGGCAACACTTATTTGAGCTGGTCAACTGAGGTGCAGGAAGTGGCCCGACAGGAAATTTACCGCAGCACCAGCAGTGTATTTGAACAAGCTGAACGTATTTCGGTATTAGATCCTTACCAAAAAGTGGCGCAGGACAGCAGCTTTGATCCGAATCAGGATTATTGGTATTGGCTCAAAGTGGTGGATGCTGATGGTCAGGAACATCTGTCTAACTTATCAGCCACAGTACCTCAACTCAGCTTTCAGCCTTTTGCTACCACAGCCAATGCCAGCCGCTGTAAAGCAGGCGCAACCTTCGAAAATGAAAGCATAGATTGCGGTGGTATCACAGTAGGCAGCAGTTGTGCCAGCGATGCAGAAGGGCAAAAACCTGTGATCACGCTGAAAAACGCGACAGTGAAAAACCTGCGCATTTCAGCAAGCGGCGGAGCCGACGGCATTCATTGCAGCAGCGGCAACTGCATTATTGAAAACGTCGTATGGGAGGATATCTGTGAAGATGCAGCCACCAACAATGGTAAAACCATGACAGTCAAAGGTGGTATGGCCTTTAATAGTGCCAATGGCCCTGGTGGCAAACCCGACAAAGTGTTTCAGCACAATTCAAAAAACAGCACCACAGTGCTGACAGGCAACTTCACTCTAACAGGTGAAAACGGCAAGTTATGGCGCTCTTGTGGTGACTGCACCGACAATGGCGGCCCACGTTATCTGACAATTTCAGGTGTAACTATTAACGGCAAAATTGGCAGCATAGCTGGGGTAAACAGCAACTATAAAGATGTGGCTACTATCCGTAATCTGAAGATTAAAGATTATGCAGCAGGCAAACCGCCTGTCTGTGAACACTATAAGGGTGTAAAAAAAGGCCAGGGCAAGTCTGTCAAAGATAAAGAATACTGGAACAGCGCCAGCTGTAATGTCAGTAAAACCGACGTAACTAAGCTTTAA
- a CDS encoding cobalt transporter yields the protein MMRTILIEGVMPKPILRFVLLMLIMLNHAVSACESIVMHLPEENHPFSVLDSSSHTEHQHCTVEASAVDSADDASKHEAEHNDDHHPTHAHVACYIAELYAVSATPAVHKASALAQYALITTTYSPPVPPPNH from the coding sequence ATGATGAGAACAATTCTTATCGAGGGCGTTATGCCAAAACCCATTCTCCGCTTTGTGTTGTTAATGCTGATTATGCTGAATCACGCCGTTTCGGCCTGTGAGAGCATTGTTATGCATTTACCGGAGGAGAATCATCCATTTTCTGTGCTGGACAGCTCCAGTCACACTGAACATCAGCACTGTACTGTTGAAGCCAGTGCTGTAGATAGTGCTGATGATGCTTCAAAACATGAAGCTGAACATAACGATGACCATCATCCCACTCATGCCCATGTTGCCTGCTACATAGCCGAACTTTATGCTGTGTCTGCCACTCCTGCTGTGCACAAGGCATCAGCTTTAGCTCAGTACGCCTTAATTACCACCACTTATAGCCCGCCAGTCCCTCCACCTAATCATTAA
- a CDS encoding efflux RND transporter periplasmic adaptor subunit, with protein MNFLSILVLTISLSFTAIVHAHGEEHNEEQAEHQHAEAAKGPHGGRLLTQDDFALEVTIYETEVEPELRLYLYQNDEPIKTSELKLQVTLQRLGEAAELVNFSPELDYWLGDTVIREPHSFEVEISASYQGKNFEWHYDSFEGRTALSERSVQKAGIELQQTQPGQIHTQLHLFGVVAPVPEQQYQVGAAYAGVVQQLAVKVGDKVTKGQLVAIVQNPVSLKNYSVFAPAAGEVTAKYVSVGAKVSEQPIVEISDFSSVYIEMSAFPSDTEQLKLGQEFLIKDLHGHQSAASQISYIAPQMTGGHIARARGVLVNPDGHWRPGMHVKTDVTVATVDASLVIKKSALQLWNGKTVIFIKVGDMFEIRMPELGRADDTQVEVLSGVPLGVQYATTNSFILKADVMKSGASHDH; from the coding sequence ATGAATTTTTTATCTATTTTAGTGCTGACTATCAGCCTTAGTTTTACCGCTATTGTCCATGCCCATGGTGAAGAGCATAACGAAGAACAGGCAGAACATCAGCATGCAGAAGCCGCCAAAGGCCCACATGGCGGGCGTTTACTGACACAAGATGACTTCGCTCTGGAAGTGACTATTTACGAAACCGAAGTAGAGCCTGAACTGCGGCTTTATTTGTATCAAAACGACGAGCCAATCAAAACCTCGGAGCTAAAACTGCAGGTGACTTTGCAGCGTTTAGGCGAAGCTGCTGAGCTTGTTAACTTCAGCCCTGAACTGGATTATTGGCTGGGGGATACAGTGATCCGTGAACCACACTCCTTTGAAGTGGAAATCAGCGCCAGTTATCAGGGCAAAAACTTCGAATGGCATTACGACTCTTTTGAAGGCCGCACCGCTTTATCAGAGCGTTCTGTGCAAAAAGCCGGTATAGAACTGCAGCAAACCCAGCCAGGGCAAATTCATACTCAGCTGCATTTATTTGGCGTCGTGGCGCCTGTGCCGGAGCAGCAGTATCAGGTTGGCGCTGCGTATGCTGGTGTAGTGCAACAACTGGCGGTCAAAGTTGGCGATAAAGTGACTAAAGGTCAGTTAGTGGCCATAGTGCAAAACCCGGTGAGCTTAAAAAACTATTCTGTTTTTGCGCCAGCAGCAGGTGAAGTAACGGCCAAATACGTCAGTGTGGGCGCCAAAGTTTCAGAACAACCGATAGTCGAAATCAGCGATTTTTCATCGGTTTATATCGAAATGTCAGCTTTCCCCTCGGACACAGAACAGCTGAAGTTAGGGCAGGAGTTTTTAATCAAAGACTTACATGGCCATCAATCTGCAGCCAGTCAAATCAGCTATATAGCTCCACAAATGACAGGGGGGCATATAGCCCGCGCCCGTGGTGTGTTAGTCAATCCCGACGGCCATTGGCGACCAGGCATGCATGTCAAAACCGATGTCACAGTGGCGACAGTAGATGCTTCTTTGGTGATCAAAAAATCAGCCTTGCAGTTATGGAATGGCAAAACGGTGATTTTTATCAAAGTAGGGGATATGTTTGAAATCCGTATGCCTGAACTGGGTCGCGCTGACGATACGCAAGTTGAAGTCTTGTCCGGTGTGCCGCTGGGTGTGCAGTACGCTACGACCAATAGTTTTATCCTCAAAGCCGACGTGATGAAGTCTGGCGCCAGCCATGATCACTAG
- a CDS encoding efflux RND transporter permease subunit: MINTLLKTALARPVLIMLLTLLLAAAGLWQASRLPVDAVPDITNVQVQINTAAEGFSPQETEQRITYAIETAMAGLPQLEYTRSLSRYGLSQVTVVFTEGTDIYWARQQVAERLQNVRNELPADIDPEMGPIVSGLGEIFSFTVKALPDAKKADGSAYNPEDLRTIQDWVIRPQLLKVPGVTEINTIGGYVREYQVSPDLVKLLAFKLTLDDLAQALEQNNSNVGAGYIERNGEQWLIRSPGQLKSLEDISQLVIAKRDDGPVRVKDVADVAIGKQLRTGAATQDGNEVVLGTVMMLVGQNSRTVSQQVASRLDEINLRLPAGVVAEANYNRTTLVDKTIRTVETNLLEGAVLVVVILFLFLGNVRAALLTALVIPLSMLFAISGMAANKMSGNLMSLGAIDFGLIVDGSVIVVENCLRQLGLAQHQQGRLLNLKERSAVVLAATKEVMTPAMFGVFIIMLVYLPIFALSGVEGKMFQPMAFTVIAALLGALMLAITFIPASIALFVSGKISEKENALMLALRRGYQPLLALSIKTPLLVSAVAILLLSTALWSASKMGSEFLPQLDEGDIAMHALRIPGTSLSQSVQMQMQLEADIATLPEVARVFSKIGTPEVATDPMPPNVADTFIIMKNQQDWPDPAKTRAEFDEELRALVEQIPGNKYEFTQPIEMRFNELIAGVRTDVAVRVYGDDLDTLAEVGEQVAAVLAAVPGAEDARMEQSAGLPLLSIEPQRDHLALVGMDVAQMQQLIQTAIGGRQVGLMYEGDKRFKLMLRLPEELRQDPAALARIPVTLPVDDSPELRYVPLGEIATIAEITGPNQINRESGKRNVVVTANVTDRDLGSFIAEVQQRMQDLPLPDGYWLDYGGTFKQLQSATERLSIVVPLTLLLIIGLLYGALNSVRDTLVVFSGVPLALTGGVFALLLRDMPLSISAAVGFIALSGIAVLNGIVLVSFIRQLREQGLELLAALEQGAMSRLRPVLMTALVASLGFVPMAFNTGTGAEIQRPLATVVIGGIISSTLLTLLVLPALYRLVNFRKA, translated from the coding sequence ATGATAAATACCCTATTAAAAACAGCGCTGGCAAGGCCTGTGCTGATCATGCTGCTGACGCTGTTATTGGCGGCCGCTGGTCTGTGGCAAGCATCACGTTTGCCGGTCGACGCCGTGCCTGATATCACCAATGTGCAGGTACAAATTAATACAGCGGCAGAAGGTTTTTCGCCGCAGGAAACCGAACAGCGAATTACTTATGCCATTGAAACGGCGATGGCGGGGTTGCCGCAACTGGAGTACACCCGTTCTTTATCCCGTTATGGTTTGTCGCAAGTCACTGTTGTGTTTACCGAAGGCACAGATATTTATTGGGCCAGACAACAAGTGGCAGAGCGGCTGCAAAACGTTCGAAACGAACTACCAGCGGATATAGATCCGGAAATGGGGCCTATAGTCTCTGGCCTGGGCGAGATTTTTTCTTTTACAGTCAAAGCTTTGCCCGATGCCAAAAAAGCCGATGGTTCAGCCTACAACCCAGAGGACTTACGCACTATTCAGGACTGGGTGATACGACCGCAGCTTTTGAAAGTACCAGGTGTGACTGAAATTAATACCATAGGTGGTTATGTCCGTGAATATCAGGTGTCGCCTGATTTGGTCAAACTGCTGGCCTTTAAGCTGACGTTGGATGATTTGGCGCAAGCTTTGGAGCAAAACAACAGCAATGTCGGCGCTGGTTATATTGAGCGAAATGGCGAGCAGTGGCTGATCCGATCGCCTGGCCAGCTGAAATCCTTGGAGGACATCAGTCAACTGGTGATTGCCAAACGTGACGATGGCCCTGTCAGGGTAAAAGATGTAGCCGATGTCGCTATAGGTAAACAACTTCGTACCGGCGCCGCGACACAAGATGGCAACGAAGTAGTGCTGGGCACTGTGATGATGCTGGTAGGGCAAAATAGCCGTACTGTATCGCAACAAGTCGCCAGTCGCCTTGATGAAATCAATCTGCGCCTGCCTGCTGGAGTGGTTGCCGAAGCCAATTACAACCGCACTACCTTAGTGGATAAAACCATCAGAACAGTGGAAACCAACTTGCTGGAAGGGGCTGTATTGGTGGTGGTGATCCTGTTTTTGTTTCTTGGTAATGTGCGGGCGGCTTTGTTAACAGCTCTGGTGATCCCCTTAAGTATGCTGTTTGCCATCAGTGGTATGGCGGCCAATAAAATGAGTGGCAACCTGATGAGTTTAGGCGCAATAGACTTTGGCCTGATAGTCGACGGCTCTGTCATAGTGGTCGAAAACTGCTTACGCCAATTAGGTTTAGCCCAGCATCAGCAAGGCCGGTTGCTTAACTTAAAAGAACGTTCTGCAGTGGTATTAGCAGCCACCAAAGAAGTGATGACACCCGCTATGTTTGGGGTTTTTATTATTATGCTGGTGTACCTGCCGATTTTTGCCTTAAGTGGCGTCGAAGGCAAAATGTTCCAGCCTATGGCTTTTACCGTTATAGCCGCTTTGTTAGGTGCTTTAATGCTGGCTATTACCTTTATTCCGGCTTCCATTGCCTTGTTTGTCAGCGGCAAAATATCAGAGAAAGAAAATGCACTGATGCTGGCGTTGCGTCGCGGCTACCAACCTCTATTGGCGCTGTCGATAAAAACACCCTTGCTGGTATCAGCTGTTGCGATACTGCTGCTGAGCACTGCTTTATGGTCGGCCAGTAAAATGGGTTCAGAGTTTTTACCGCAACTGGATGAAGGCGATATAGCCATGCACGCCTTGCGTATTCCCGGCACCAGTCTGAGCCAGTCAGTACAAATGCAAATGCAGCTCGAAGCGGATATTGCCACTTTGCCTGAAGTCGCACGGGTGTTCTCAAAAATTGGCACACCTGAAGTAGCGACAGACCCTATGCCACCTAATGTCGCCGATACCTTCATTATTATGAAAAACCAGCAGGACTGGCCCGATCCGGCGAAAACCCGTGCTGAATTTGATGAAGAATTACGAGCCTTAGTGGAGCAAATTCCGGGGAACAAATACGAATTTACCCAGCCAATCGAAATGCGCTTTAACGAGCTAATCGCAGGGGTTCGCACCGATGTGGCGGTGCGGGTGTATGGCGATGATCTGGATACGCTAGCCGAAGTAGGTGAACAGGTTGCTGCTGTGCTTGCTGCTGTGCCGGGCGCTGAAGATGCTCGCATGGAGCAGTCAGCCGGTTTGCCTTTGCTGTCGATAGAACCTCAGCGTGACCACCTGGCTTTGGTGGGAATGGATGTGGCGCAAATGCAGCAACTGATCCAAACCGCTATTGGTGGCCGCCAGGTGGGGCTGATGTATGAAGGCGATAAACGCTTTAAGTTAATGCTGAGGTTGCCGGAAGAATTGCGGCAAGACCCGGCTGCTTTGGCGCGTATTCCAGTCACCTTACCAGTCGATGATTCGCCCGAACTACGTTATGTGCCGCTGGGTGAAATCGCCACTATTGCCGAAATTACAGGGCCAAACCAAATCAACCGGGAAAGTGGCAAACGTAATGTGGTGGTGACCGCCAATGTCACAGACCGTGACCTGGGCAGCTTTATCGCCGAAGTACAACAACGTATGCAGGATTTGCCGTTACCTGATGGTTATTGGCTGGATTATGGCGGTACCTTTAAGCAGTTGCAGTCGGCCACAGAGCGTTTAAGCATAGTGGTGCCTTTAACCCTGCTGCTGATCATTGGCCTTTTGTATGGCGCGTTAAACTCAGTGCGGGACACCTTAGTGGTCTTCAGCGGCGTGCCCTTGGCTTTGACAGGCGGAGTTTTTGCCTTGCTGCTGCGGGATATGCCGTTGTCGATCTCAGCCGCCGTTGGTTTTATTGCCTTGTCGGGTATAGCTGTACTGAATGGCATTGTGCTGGTCAGTTTTATCCGCCAGCTGCGTGAGCAGGGTTTGGAGCTTTTGGCTGCACTGGAACAAGGCGCTATGTCGAGGTTAAGGCCAGTGCTGATGACAGCTTTAGTCGCCAGTTTAGGTTTTGTGCCCATGGCGTTTAATACAGGCACAGGTGCTGAAATTCAGCGGCCACTGGCTACTGTGGTCATAGGCGGCATTATCAGTTCTACTTTGCTTACCTTACTGGTGCTGCCCGCTTTATACCGGTTGGTGAATTTCAGAAAAGCTTAA